From Intestinibacillus sp. Marseille-P6563, one genomic window encodes:
- a CDS encoding DEAD/DEAH box helicase family protein, with protein MVAAFEKQKSTAEIADILKNLYHGGNGIGSVTAWYAEDGIHLSHGKTARYDKSAQVISWESAAERIGQLLQDGQFATNVELAEAEGYERACLAEKFWHLYHDFSEKAREAGYLSSLAENPGRSSPEESVWLTEQLKSPEFRQRFAEEYAAFWTAYQQDRDLLRFHYHKPGEIWENLKDLSLPRTAFSSQLTEVPAVKQFITEDEIDAAMTSGSGFEGGKGRIFTFFQEPHTDKEKVDFLRHEYGIGGRSHALSGAIGSQEDYDGKGLHYKKDGCPDVHFTWDKVSKRITGLIQKDRYLTEQEQAEYDKIQAEKALAEEDALQDQQPDPAVWEYNGVKERHPDDMVLYQMGDFFELYGEDAKTAAAELDLNLTTRAIPGGGRVERCGFPANRLEQIVEQLRDKHDVTISAVPEGGKERQEYSMPSIDHKAEQHINAQEAEFGADGTRVFRDTEAAAAPTIRELHEQYKPLVLAAVMEDVPYRNACGHSDHENAVIEGNAAIRRAVLGSGNMELLRLYSDTPEFRQRLHREIIDETYSKLHELLRPLSDNDIDKAIQDWNGKIESKHAVVRYMKDHAREKDTAAWLAREFDGSDGKTPFAVRPESPEGTKLPWPKVQRRIAQLIKEDRFYTQVEQDQLSGLQHQESRPYQVVVYHHLENGFDEKKEYPTLEEAEKAAQSYVDGTMEPDGFAYDGAAVYDLEARQYLRIYGDYPDEKAQAQIAPPDLSDQPITRNEAVTDFLPLNPDTVNQDLRDVLAHGLIGETDKVELSELLHSGKSNREVALWLSQTYPDIVETMELETGDTTDYRTTPEGIELEVLDAEEKRLAMLSFRWDEVAPLLRGMYARQMDGFGQERPEPVAETPAFQSETVAVYPGDKNNLPYDVVVQTLRTNEPEPPTPAVKPENTLDEVPDEHPVSIQVNGEWQTFPNVKAAEEASYEEYKANLRRTAENFRITDDHLGEGGPKAKFQANVEAIKLLKHLEETTGQATPEQQKILSRYVGWGGLADAFDPDKESWSKEYAQLKELLTPEEYAAARGSTLNAHYTSPTVIKAIYDAVGRMGFETGNILEPSCGVGNFFGMLPEEMRNSRLYGVELDSISGRIAQQLYPKADITVAGFETTDRRDFYDLAIGNVPFGQYQVRDKAYDKLNFSIHNYFFAKALDQVRPGGVVAFVTSRYTMDAKDSTVRRYLAQRAELLGAIRLPNNAFKANAGTEVVSDIIFLQKRDRPLDIVPEWTQTGQTEDGFAINRYFLDHPEMVLGRQEPESTAHGMDYTVNPIEGLELADQLHDAVKYIRGIYQEAELPELGEGEAIDTSIPADPNVKNYSYTVVDGAVYFRENSRMVRSDLNATAEARVKGMVGLRDCVQELIDLQMDAATQDSEIHEKQAELNRLYDDFSAKYGLINDRANRLAFDDDSSYYLLCALEVIDEDGRLERKADMFTKRTIKPHEAVTSVDTASEALAVSIAEKACVDIAYMEQLTGKTSDELTTELQGVIFRVPGPVPEGEQPIYVTADEYLSGNVRRKLRQAQRAAEQDSAFTINVKALTAAQPKDLDASEIEVRLGATWIDKTYIQQFMYETFNTPLYLQNNYGIEVHYSPYTAEWQISGKTSVSGNDVAAYTTYGTSRANAYKILEDSLNLRDVRIYDTIEDADGKERRVLNAKETTLAAQKQQAIRDAFKDWIWKDPERRQTLVRQYNEEMNSTRPREYDGSHITFGGMNPSITLREHQLGAIAHILYGGNTLLAHEVGAGKTFEMVAAAMESKRLGLCQKSLFAVPNHLTEQWASEFLRLYPSANILVTTKRDFEPHNRKKFCARIATGDYDAIIMGHSQFEKIPISPERQARLLHEQIDEITQGIAEVEANGGERFTVKQLERTKKSLESRLEKLQADDRKDDVVTFEQLGVDRLFVDEAHNYKNLFLYTKMRNVAGLSTSDAQKSSDMFAKCRYMDEVTGSRGVIFATGTPVSNSMTELYTMQRYLQYDRLKELGMTHFDCWASRFGETVTALELAPEGTGYRARTRFSKFFNLPELMNLFKEVADIKTADQLNLPTPKVEYHNIVANPTEHQKEMVQVLSERASKVHSGSVDPSQDNMLKITSDGRKLGLDQRIINPLLPDEPGTKVNRCVDNIMQIWRDGDADKLTQLVFCDISTPQITPSKKAAKALDNPTLHALEQAVPLDEPEPVFTVYDDIRQKLIAQGIPANQIAFIHEANTEARKKELFSKVRSGQVRVLLGSTAKMGAGTNVQDRLVALHDLDCPWRPGDLAQRKGRIERQGNQNPLVHVYRYVTEGTFDAYLWQTVENKQKFISQIMTSKSPVRSCDDLDETALSFAEIKALCAGDPRIKERMDLDVEVSRLKLMKADHQSKQYHLEDQLLQYFPQEIKKHKSFIQGFEADLETLAAHPHPEDGFAGMEIRGDTLTDKENAGAALLDACKEVKGSDPVQIGTYRGFTMSVEFSAWQQEYTLLLKGHMKHLVTLGTNPRGNLTRIDNALAQMSQRLEAVKSQLDNLYQQQATAKEEVDKPFPFENDLQIKSARLVELTSLLNIGDGADTKTKDEKPLSLREFLKQPMPPRKPSKNPRQHDEEIR; from the coding sequence GTGGTTGCAGCCTTTGAAAAGCAAAAAAGCACAGCCGAGATCGCGGACATCCTGAAAAATCTGTACCATGGCGGCAACGGGATCGGCAGCGTCACCGCATGGTATGCCGAGGATGGAATCCATCTTTCCCACGGCAAAACTGCCCGTTACGATAAGTCCGCCCAGGTCATTTCCTGGGAGAGTGCCGCTGAGCGTATCGGCCAGCTTTTGCAGGACGGCCAGTTTGCCACCAATGTGGAGCTAGCCGAGGCCGAAGGATATGAACGCGCCTGTCTCGCGGAAAAGTTCTGGCATCTGTACCACGATTTCAGCGAAAAAGCCAGAGAAGCCGGATATCTGTCCAGCCTTGCCGAAAATCCGGGGCGCAGTTCCCCGGAAGAATCCGTATGGCTCACCGAGCAGCTGAAAAGCCCGGAGTTCCGCCAGAGATTTGCAGAAGAATATGCAGCATTCTGGACGGCCTATCAGCAGGACCGGGATTTGCTGCGGTTCCACTATCACAAGCCCGGAGAGATTTGGGAAAACCTGAAAGACCTGTCCCTGCCCCGTACCGCCTTTTCCTCTCAGTTGACAGAAGTACCTGCGGTCAAGCAGTTCATTACCGAGGACGAGATTGATGCTGCCATGACCAGCGGCAGCGGCTTTGAGGGCGGTAAGGGCCGTATTTTCACCTTTTTCCAAGAACCCCATACGGATAAGGAAAAGGTGGATTTTCTCCGGCATGAGTATGGCATCGGAGGGCGCTCCCATGCCCTGTCTGGCGCAATAGGTAGTCAGGAAGATTATGATGGAAAAGGACTGCACTATAAAAAAGATGGCTGCCCGGATGTGCATTTTACTTGGGATAAAGTTTCCAAGCGGATTACCGGACTGATTCAGAAGGACCGCTATCTCACCGAACAGGAACAGGCAGAGTACGATAAAATCCAGGCAGAAAAGGCCCTGGCTGAAGAAGATGCCCTGCAAGACCAGCAGCCGGACCCGGCTGTGTGGGAATACAACGGCGTCAAGGAGCGCCACCCGGATGATATGGTCCTGTATCAGATGGGCGATTTCTTTGAGCTGTACGGTGAGGACGCTAAAACTGCTGCTGCGGAACTGGACCTCAACCTCACTACCCGCGCCATCCCCGGCGGTGGCCGTGTGGAAAGGTGCGGCTTTCCGGCAAACCGGCTGGAACAGATTGTGGAACAGTTGCGTGATAAGCATGATGTGACCATTTCCGCTGTCCCGGAGGGCGGCAAGGAGCGGCAAGAATATTCCATGCCCTCCATCGACCATAAGGCGGAACAGCACATCAATGCCCAGGAAGCGGAGTTCGGCGCAGACGGGACCAGAGTATTCCGGGATACCGAAGCAGCCGCAGCCCCTACGATTCGGGAGCTGCATGAGCAATACAAGCCACTTGTACTGGCCGCTGTTATGGAGGATGTTCCATATCGTAATGCCTGCGGTCACAGTGACCATGAGAATGCCGTGATCGAGGGTAACGCCGCGATTCGTCGTGCTGTCCTGGGGTCTGGCAACATGGAGCTGCTTCGCCTCTATTCTGACACGCCGGAGTTCCGCCAGCGCCTGCACCGGGAGATCATCGACGAAACCTATTCCAAGCTCCATGAGCTGCTGCGCCCTCTCTCGGATAATGACATCGACAAGGCTATCCAGGACTGGAATGGCAAAATCGAAAGCAAACACGCCGTTGTCCGATACATGAAAGACCATGCACGGGAGAAAGACACCGCTGCATGGCTGGCACGCGAGTTTGACGGCAGCGATGGCAAAACCCCGTTTGCGGTCCGCCCGGAAAGCCCGGAAGGAACGAAGCTGCCCTGGCCCAAGGTGCAGCGCCGGATTGCCCAGCTTATTAAAGAGGACCGCTTCTACACCCAAGTCGAACAAGATCAGCTGTCTGGACTGCAACATCAAGAAAGCCGTCCTTATCAAGTGGTAGTCTATCACCATCTTGAAAACGGCTTTGATGAAAAGAAAGAATACCCGACACTGGAAGAAGCAGAAAAAGCAGCACAGAGCTATGTGGACGGCACAATGGAGCCGGACGGCTTTGCCTATGATGGCGCAGCGGTCTACGACCTGGAAGCCAGACAATATCTGCGTATCTATGGGGATTACCCGGATGAAAAAGCCCAGGCTCAGATAGCCCCACCTGATTTATCCGATCAGCCCATCACCCGTAACGAGGCGGTAACGGATTTCCTGCCGCTAAATCCTGATACGGTGAACCAGGACCTTCGGGATGTTCTGGCCCACGGCCTGATCGGTGAGACGGACAAGGTGGAGCTTTCTGAGCTGCTGCACAGCGGCAAGAGCAACCGGGAGGTTGCCCTGTGGTTGAGCCAGACCTATCCCGACATCGTGGAAACGATGGAGTTAGAAACCGGCGATACTACCGACTACCGTACTACTCCTGAAGGCATTGAACTGGAAGTGCTGGATGCAGAGGAAAAGCGTCTGGCCATGCTATCCTTCCGCTGGGATGAGGTTGCGCCTTTGCTGCGCGGGATGTATGCCCGTCAGATGGACGGTTTTGGGCAGGAACGCCCCGAACCGGTTGCCGAAACCCCGGCCTTCCAATCCGAGACCGTGGCTGTCTATCCGGGCGACAAGAACAATCTGCCCTACGATGTGGTTGTTCAGACCCTACGAACCAATGAGCCGGAGCCGCCCACGCCTGCTGTCAAGCCGGAAAATACTCTGGATGAAGTGCCGGACGAACACCCCGTTTCCATTCAGGTAAACGGCGAGTGGCAAACCTTCCCCAATGTCAAAGCTGCCGAGGAAGCCTCTTATGAGGAATACAAGGCCAATCTGCGCCGCACCGCCGAGAATTTCCGTATCACCGACGATCACCTGGGCGAAGGCGGCCCCAAGGCCAAGTTCCAGGCCAATGTCGAGGCAATCAAGCTGCTGAAACACCTGGAGGAAACCACCGGGCAGGCAACGCCGGAACAGCAGAAAATCCTTTCCCGGTATGTGGGCTGGGGCGGCCTTGCCGATGCCTTTGACCCCGACAAGGAAAGCTGGAGCAAGGAATATGCCCAGCTGAAGGAGCTGCTGACCCCAGAGGAATATGCCGCTGCCAGAGGTTCTACCCTCAACGCGCACTACACCAGCCCTACGGTCATCAAAGCGATTTACGATGCCGTGGGCCGCATGGGATTTGAGACCGGTAACATCCTGGAGCCGTCCTGTGGTGTGGGCAATTTCTTCGGTATGCTGCCGGAGGAAATGAGAAACAGCCGTCTGTACGGCGTGGAGCTGGATTCCATCAGCGGGCGGATTGCCCAGCAGCTCTATCCCAAGGCCGACATCACTGTGGCCGGGTTTGAAACCACCGACAGGCGGGACTTCTATGACCTTGCCATCGGCAATGTACCTTTCGGCCAGTATCAGGTTCGGGACAAAGCCTACGACAAGCTGAATTTCAGCATTCACAACTACTTTTTTGCCAAGGCGTTGGACCAGGTGCGTCCCGGCGGCGTGGTTGCCTTTGTCACCAGCCGCTATACGATGGACGCCAAAGATTCCACCGTGCGCCGGTATCTTGCCCAGCGCGCCGAGCTGCTAGGGGCTATCCGTCTGCCCAACAATGCGTTCAAGGCCAATGCCGGGACCGAGGTTGTATCGGACATCATCTTCCTCCAAAAGCGAGATCGCCCGCTGGACATCGTGCCGGAGTGGACGCAGACCGGACAGACCGAGGACGGCTTTGCCATCAACCGCTATTTCCTGGACCACCCGGAAATGGTACTGGGCCGACAGGAGCCGGAAAGCACCGCTCACGGCATGGACTACACCGTGAACCCCATCGAGGGGCTGGAGCTGGCCGATCAGCTGCACGATGCTGTGAAGTACATTCGCGGCATCTACCAGGAGGCCGAGCTGCCGGAGCTGGGCGAAGGTGAAGCCATCGACACCTCCATCCCCGCTGACCCCAATGTGAAGAACTACTCCTATACCGTAGTGGACGGAGCTGTGTATTTCCGGGAGAACAGCCGCATGGTGCGCTCCGATCTCAATGCCACCGCCGAAGCCCGTGTCAAAGGGATGGTGGGCCTGCGGGATTGCGTCCAGGAACTGATCGATCTGCAAATGGACGCCGCCACGCAGGACAGCGAAATTCATGAGAAGCAGGCGGAACTAAACCGGCTCTATGACGATTTTTCCGCCAAGTACGGCCTCATCAATGACCGAGCGAACCGGCTGGCCTTTGACGATGATTCCAGTTATTATTTGCTTTGTGCGTTGGAAGTTATTGACGAGGACGGACGTTTGGAACGCAAAGCGGATATGTTTACCAAGCGCACCATCAAGCCCCATGAGGCGGTAACTTCTGTGGACACCGCCAGCGAAGCCCTGGCAGTCTCCATCGCAGAAAAGGCATGTGTGGATATAGCGTACATGGAGCAGCTAACCGGAAAAACCAGTGATGAACTGACCACCGAGCTGCAAGGTGTAATTTTCCGTGTACCTGGACCGGTGCCAGAGGGAGAACAGCCTATCTATGTGACCGCCGACGAATATCTTTCCGGTAATGTGCGACGCAAGCTGCGACAGGCACAAAGGGCAGCAGAACAGGACTCAGCCTTTACCATCAATGTGAAGGCCCTTACCGCTGCTCAGCCCAAAGACTTGGATGCGTCGGAAATCGAAGTGCGCTTGGGCGCGACCTGGATTGACAAGACGTACATCCAGCAATTCATGTACGAAACCTTCAACACGCCATTATACCTTCAGAATAACTATGGTATTGAGGTCCATTATTCCCCTTACACCGCCGAATGGCAAATCTCAGGGAAGACATCAGTATCCGGAAACGATGTGGCTGCCTATACCACCTATGGCACCAGCCGCGCCAACGCCTATAAGATTTTGGAGGACAGCCTAAACCTACGGGATGTACGGATTTATGACACCATAGAAGATGCAGATGGCAAGGAACGCCGGGTGTTGAACGCTAAGGAGACCACCTTGGCAGCTCAAAAACAGCAGGCCATTCGGGATGCGTTCAAGGACTGGATTTGGAAAGATCCAGAGCGCCGTCAAACTCTGGTGCGCCAGTACAATGAGGAAATGAACTCCACTCGGCCCCGTGAATACGACGGGTCCCACATCACCTTCGGCGGCATGAACCCGTCTATCACCCTCCGGGAGCACCAGCTAGGGGCTATCGCCCACATCCTGTACGGCGGCAATACGCTACTGGCCCATGAGGTAGGTGCCGGCAAGACATTTGAAATGGTGGCCGCTGCAATGGAGAGCAAGCGGCTGGGATTGTGTCAAAAATCCCTGTTTGCGGTACCGAATCATTTGACCGAGCAATGGGCGTCGGAATTCCTGCGGCTCTATCCATCCGCCAACATCTTGGTCACTACAAAACGAGATTTTGAGCCACATAACCGAAAAAAATTCTGTGCGCGAATTGCTACCGGCGACTATGATGCCATCATCATGGGGCACAGCCAGTTCGAGAAAATTCCCATCAGTCCAGAGCGCCAAGCACGGCTTTTGCATGAACAAATCGACGAAATCACCCAGGGAATTGCTGAAGTAGAAGCCAATGGTGGTGAGCGCTTTACGGTTAAACAACTGGAACGCACCAAGAAATCTTTGGAATCTCGATTGGAAAAACTCCAAGCCGATGACCGCAAGGATGATGTGGTGACTTTCGAGCAGCTAGGCGTAGACCGCCTATTCGTCGATGAAGCGCATAACTATAAAAACTTGTTTTTATACACCAAAATGCGGAATGTGGCAGGTCTCTCCACCAGCGACGCCCAAAAATCCTCTGATATGTTTGCCAAGTGCCGCTACATGGACGAAGTTACTGGAAGCCGTGGTGTCATTTTCGCCACCGGCACCCCTGTATCGAACAGCATGACCGAACTTTACACTATGCAGCGATATCTCCAATACGATCGACTTAAGGAACTTGGTATGACCCATTTTGACTGCTGGGCCAGCCGTTTCGGAGAAACTGTGACGGCCCTGGAACTGGCACCGGAGGGCACCGGCTACCGGGCGCGCACTCGCTTCTCCAAGTTTTTCAACTTGCCGGAGCTGATGAACCTGTTCAAAGAGGTGGCGGACATCAAGACCGCCGATCAGCTGAACCTGCCTACCCCGAAGGTGGAATACCACAACATCGTGGCCAATCCCACGGAACACCAGAAAGAAATGGTGCAAGTTCTCTCGGAACGTGCGTCCAAGGTACACAGCGGCTCTGTTGACCCGTCCCAGGACAATATGCTCAAAATTACCAGCGATGGGCGTAAACTTGGCCTGGATCAGCGTATTATCAATCCGCTGCTGCCGGACGAACCCGGCACCAAGGTCAATCGCTGCGTAGATAATATCATGCAGATTTGGCGGGATGGCGATGCCGACAAGCTGACCCAGCTGGTATTTTGCGATATTTCCACCCCCCAGATAACCCCCTCCAAAAAAGCGGCCAAAGCACTGGACAATCCCACTCTTCACGCTCTGGAACAGGCCGTGCCACTGGACGAGCCGGAGCCGGTATTTACCGTCTATGATGATATTCGTCAAAAGCTCATCGCCCAGGGAATACCCGCCAACCAGATTGCCTTTATCCATGAGGCCAACACGGAAGCCCGAAAAAAGGAATTGTTTTCCAAAGTGCGCTCTGGCCAAGTGCGTGTTTTGCTGGGCAGCACCGCCAAGATGGGTGCTGGCACCAATGTGCAAGACCGGCTTGTGGCGCTCCATGACCTGGACTGCCCGTGGCGGCCGGGAGACCTTGCCCAGCGCAAGGGTCGTATCGAGCGCCAGGGCAACCAAAATCCCCTGGTCCATGTGTACCGCTATGTGACTGAGGGAACTTTCGATGCCTACCTGTGGCAAACCGTCGAGAACAAGCAGAAATTCATTAGCCAGATTATGACTTCCAAGTCACCGGTGCGGAGCTGCGACGATTTAGATGAAACAGCGTTATCCTTTGCCGAGATTAAAGCCTTGTGCGCCGGAGACCCTCGTATTAAGGAGCGTATGGACCTGGATGTGGAAGTATCTCGTCTAAAATTGATGAAGGCTGACCATCAGAGCAAGCAATATCATCTGGAGGATCAGCTACTACAATACTTCCCGCAGGAGATCAAAAAGCATAAGAGTTTTATCCAAGGCTTTGAAGCAGACCTGGAGACCCTGGCCGCTCACCCTCACCCAGAGGATGGCTTTGCCGGTATGGAAATCCGAGGCGATACCCTGACCGACAAAGAGAACGCCGGTGCCGCTCTGCTGGACGCCTGCAAGGAGGTCAAAGGCTCCGATCCAGTACAGATTGGCACCTACCGGGGCTTTACCATGTCCGTGGAGTTTTCAGCCTGGCAACAGGAATATACCCTCCTATTGAAAGGGCACATGAAACATTTGGTGACTCTAGGTACAAATCCACGCGGCAACCTAACCCGTATCGACAATGCACTCGCTCAAATGTCTCAGCGTTTAGAAGCGGTCAAGTCCCAATTGGACAATCTGTATCAGCAACAGGCCACCGCCAAAGAAGAAGTGGACAAGCCGTTCCCCTTTGAGAATGATCTACAAATAAAGTCTGCTCGGTTGGTAGAGCTGACTTCCTTGCTGAACATTGGCGATGGTGCTGACACAAAAACGAAAGATGAAAAGCCGCTATCATTACGTGAATTTTTAAAACAACCTATGCCACCCAGAAAACCAAGTAAAAATCCGAGACAACATGATGAGGAGATCCGCTAA
- a CDS encoding TnpV protein — MEITYRQVGDYLIPNLYYPKMPPIGKYGRMRNRYLEEFHPGQHETLLMTGQLADHLVEIDKAAQNRLEQMMPQLAKEAGATEQLKASDPMKWVGLMNTCKAQAEEIILNELIYA; from the coding sequence ATGGAGATCACCTATCGTCAAGTGGGCGATTATCTCATCCCGAACCTATACTATCCGAAGATGCCGCCGATCGGAAAGTACGGTCGGATGAGGAATCGTTATCTGGAGGAATTTCATCCAGGACAGCACGAAACACTGCTGATGACCGGTCAATTAGCCGACCATCTAGTGGAAATCGACAAAGCCGCGCAGAATCGTCTGGAGCAAATGATGCCCCAGCTGGCGAAAGAGGCGGGAGCGACCGAGCAGCTGAAAGCCAGCGACCCAATGAAATGGGTGGGGCTGATGAACACCTGCAAGGCTCAGGCGGAGGAAATCATTCTGAACGAACTGATCTACGCTTAG
- a CDS encoding type IA DNA topoisomerase codes for MTLIISEKNSVAVEIGKAIGATKKCKISSDTKGYDYLEGNGYLVSWCVGHLIRLCDPDEYDPKYKSWSIDLLPIIPQQFQTKVARETAGRYKALKALIDRSDVTDLICATDAGREGELIFRLVYNQAKCTKPFKRLWISSVAPASIRQGMDALKDGHAYDDLYNAAVCRQRADWLLGMNLTRLYTKAYNTKLRIGRVKTPTVALIVQRDQEIKNFVKTPYYSLTADFGTFKAYAQMQDKSAAEAAAAAGNAAGAGTIISIAQKERSEKPPHLYDLTTLQRDANKLLGYTAKQTLDCAQSLYEKKITTYPRTDSSFLTADAAVGVVQMLPQLHEMFQDAHISGGPDIWASNIDSITDDAKVSDHHALIPDFNYIQNLCQDDIYSLPTAEKNIFFLILFRLISALSPARQYRSTLAHIDIAGTDYEASGIDEIEPGFAAVQRQAKAYMQISQEQEVVYEKSQLLPPLNEMEQYPVSAITCTEKFTQPPAAYTEDSLLKAMAAAGRDTDDPAVREAMKDKGLGTPATRADIIEEIKSNGYVKVSGRKLLPTDLAYAMISVVAEPIKNPETTSQWEYQLSLIQQGNAHPDYFIGDVVCQIINIISTVRDSAPAPKNGSFDRPEIGICPKCGKKVLDTPKAFSCSGGKGGCGFIIWKTIAGKSISSTHATQLLKKGRTNLIKGFRSKSGKSFDAHLVLQDDGSIKLAF; via the coding sequence ATGACACTTATAATCTCGGAAAAAAATTCTGTCGCTGTTGAAATTGGCAAAGCCATTGGCGCTACGAAAAAATGTAAAATTTCCTCTGACACAAAAGGCTATGACTATCTTGAAGGCAATGGATATCTGGTAAGTTGGTGTGTTGGCCACCTCATCAGGCTCTGTGATCCGGATGAATATGACCCGAAATACAAAAGCTGGAGCATCGACTTACTGCCTATTATCCCTCAGCAATTCCAGACCAAAGTGGCTCGGGAAACCGCTGGTCGATACAAAGCCTTAAAAGCTCTCATAGATCGTTCAGATGTGACCGATCTGATTTGTGCCACCGATGCCGGCCGCGAGGGTGAGCTGATTTTTCGGCTCGTTTATAATCAGGCCAAATGTACGAAGCCGTTCAAACGTCTATGGATCAGTTCCGTTGCACCCGCATCTATTCGCCAGGGAATGGATGCACTTAAAGATGGCCATGCCTACGATGACCTCTATAATGCTGCTGTATGTCGGCAGCGGGCGGACTGGCTCCTGGGGATGAATCTGACTCGTCTTTATACCAAGGCATACAACACTAAGCTGCGCATTGGCCGCGTTAAAACTCCTACTGTCGCTCTGATTGTCCAACGCGATCAGGAGATCAAAAACTTTGTTAAAACGCCGTATTACAGCCTTACAGCCGATTTTGGAACATTTAAAGCGTATGCGCAAATGCAGGATAAATCAGCCGCCGAAGCAGCTGCTGCGGCCGGAAATGCGGCGGGGGCGGGGACAATTATATCCATCGCGCAAAAAGAAAGATCCGAAAAGCCGCCCCACCTTTATGATCTCACTACATTACAGCGGGATGCCAATAAGCTCCTGGGATATACGGCTAAGCAAACGCTAGATTGCGCACAAAGCCTGTACGAAAAAAAAATCACGACATATCCCCGAACAGACAGTTCTTTTCTGACTGCCGATGCTGCTGTTGGCGTTGTGCAAATGCTGCCGCAACTGCATGAGATGTTCCAAGATGCCCATATATCTGGTGGTCCAGATATATGGGCGAGCAACATCGATTCTATCACCGATGATGCCAAAGTCAGCGATCATCATGCGTTGATTCCGGACTTCAATTACATCCAAAATCTTTGTCAGGATGATATTTATTCCCTGCCAACCGCTGAAAAAAATATTTTCTTTCTGATTCTTTTCCGGTTAATTTCTGCTCTCTCTCCAGCACGCCAATATCGCTCCACATTGGCACATATCGATATTGCCGGCACGGATTATGAAGCATCCGGTATCGATGAAATTGAACCTGGCTTTGCAGCCGTACAACGTCAAGCCAAGGCATATATGCAAATATCACAGGAGCAGGAAGTAGTTTATGAAAAATCTCAACTATTGCCGCCGTTAAACGAGATGGAGCAATATCCGGTATCTGCTATCACCTGCACAGAAAAATTTACGCAACCGCCCGCAGCGTACACCGAAGATAGTCTTTTAAAGGCTATGGCTGCTGCCGGACGAGATACGGACGATCCCGCTGTCCGTGAAGCTATGAAAGACAAAGGATTGGGAACACCGGCGACGCGGGCTGATATCATCGAGGAAATAAAAAGCAACGGGTATGTCAAGGTATCCGGGCGAAAACTCCTTCCAACCGATCTTGCCTATGCCATGATTTCCGTAGTTGCAGAGCCGATCAAAAATCCAGAAACCACATCCCAGTGGGAATATCAATTATCCTTGATTCAGCAGGGAAACGCTCATCCTGATTATTTCATCGGAGATGTGGTCTGCCAGATCATAAATATTATTTCCACGGTCAGGGACAGCGCTCCAGCACCGAAGAACGGGTCTTTTGATAGACCTGAGATCGGCATATGCCCCAAGTGCGGGAAAAAAGTGCTTGACACTCCAAAGGCTTTTTCATGCTCTGGTGGCAAGGGAGGATGTGGATTTATTATCTGGAAGACTATTGCCGGAAAATCCATATCATCTACACATGCTACTCAATTACTCAAAAAGGGTCGCACAAATCTTATCAAGGGGTTCCGCTCTAAATCAGGGAAATCTTTTGATGCACACCTTGTTTTGCAAGATGACGGCTCCATCAAATTAGCATTTTAA